A stretch of Desulfitobacterium dichloroeliminans LMG P-21439 DNA encodes these proteins:
- a CDS encoding AMP-binding protein has translation MAFYDMLKSFGETTALISEQDCLSYAQLQNEVCKLQEQINERCLVFCVCNNNVESITGYIAFLQMRVVPVLINHGINTELFKNLLYNYEPHYVWAPKGFCAGIICYEYKNYALFKTEYQQEVEINLDLALLLTTSGSTGSPKLVRQSYCNINSNAESIAQYLNISGEDRPITTLPMSYTYGLSIINSHLLRGASIILTDATLMEKSFWKLLKEKCATTFGGVPYTYEILKKLRFSKMNLPDLKVLTQAGGKLGKERHLEFATACSEKGIDFVVMYGQTEATARMSYVPREYAISKAGSIGIAIPGGEFWLEDENGGTITEPNIVGELVYHGDNVTMGYATCKEDLAKEDGNGGVLKTGDMAMKDTDGFYYIVGRKKRFLKIFGNRVNLDEIESLLKKHGFIVACTGKDDLMKIYLENGQPDTVFKLIANLTGLNRSAFEVCKAEKIPRNEAGKILYAELR, from the coding sequence GTGGCATTTTATGATATGCTCAAAAGTTTTGGAGAAACAACAGCACTAATTAGTGAGCAAGATTGCCTAAGCTATGCACAGCTACAGAATGAAGTTTGTAAATTGCAAGAACAGATAAACGAAAGGTGTTTGGTATTTTGCGTCTGTAATAATAATGTTGAATCAATAACAGGGTATATCGCTTTTTTGCAGATGAGAGTTGTGCCCGTGTTGATTAACCATGGAATTAATACAGAGCTATTTAAGAACCTATTATATAATTATGAGCCGCACTATGTATGGGCACCCAAAGGGTTTTGTGCTGGAATAATATGTTATGAGTATAAGAATTATGCCTTATTTAAAACGGAGTACCAGCAGGAAGTTGAAATCAATCTGGATTTAGCTTTGCTGCTTACAACTTCAGGTAGTACTGGGAGCCCTAAACTGGTGCGTCAATCTTATTGCAATATAAATAGCAATGCCGAGTCAATTGCTCAATACTTGAATATTAGTGGCGAGGATAGACCAATCACTACGCTCCCGATGAGTTATACGTATGGACTATCCATTATTAACAGCCATTTACTAAGGGGGGCATCAATAATCTTGACCGATGCCACTCTAATGGAAAAATCGTTTTGGAAATTGCTTAAGGAGAAGTGTGCTACCACATTTGGTGGCGTGCCATATACCTATGAAATTCTTAAGAAACTAAGGTTTTCTAAAATGAATTTGCCTGACTTAAAGGTTCTAACCCAAGCAGGAGGTAAGTTGGGCAAGGAGAGGCATTTAGAGTTTGCCACTGCTTGCTCAGAAAAGGGCATTGACTTTGTTGTTATGTATGGACAGACTGAGGCCACAGCTCGTATGTCGTATGTTCCTAGAGAGTACGCAATTAGTAAAGCTGGAAGTATAGGTATAGCAATTCCTGGTGGAGAGTTCTGGCTTGAGGATGAAAATGGTGGAACAATTACAGAACCGAACATAGTAGGCGAATTAGTTTATCATGGGGATAATGTAACAATGGGTTACGCTACCTGCAAAGAGGATCTAGCTAAGGAAGATGGAAATGGCGGTGTTCTTAAAACTGGGGACATGGCCATGAAAGATACAGATGGTTTTTATTATATTGTAGGTCGGAAAAAGCGTTTTTTAAAAATATTTGGCAACCGAGTGAATTTGGACGAAATAGAAAGTCTTCTGAAAAAGCATGGGTTTATTGTTGCTTGCACAGGCAAAGACGACCTAATGAAGATTTATCTTGAAAATGGGCAACCAGACACTGTATTTAAATTGATTGCAAATCTGACAGGTCTGAACAGAAGTGCGTTTGAGGTTTGTAAAGCAGAGAAAATTCCGCGAAACGAGGCTGGTAAAATATTGTATGCGGAATTGAGGTGA
- a CDS encoding MBL fold metallo-hydrolase translates to MQVMNVRTPLLHSNMYFILENRRMIVIDPYSSAEVINKIEKAADSVDYLILTHEHYDHISGANDLRDHFGCPIVCSGECGQRICDPRLNQSRHFDAFCTIQSMEKGISIGEIADYICHADFTFKKKKHFHWQDHVVDLIETPGHSKGSICIVVDEKMLFSGDTLFLESKTYTRFRGGSETELKDITFPLLKKLPSEAIVYPGHYDQFRLKEYKYWI, encoded by the coding sequence ATGCAGGTTATGAACGTTAGGACACCATTACTTCACTCAAATATGTATTTTATTCTTGAAAATCGAAGGATGATTGTAATTGATCCATACTCATCTGCAGAGGTTATCAATAAAATCGAGAAAGCGGCGGATTCGGTAGATTATCTGATTCTAACCCATGAACATTATGACCATATCAGTGGAGCTAACGATTTACGGGATCATTTTGGATGTCCTATAGTTTGTAGTGGAGAATGTGGACAACGTATTTGTGACCCAAGATTAAACCAATCACGACATTTTGATGCTTTTTGTACAATCCAAAGTATGGAAAAAGGTATTAGCATTGGTGAAATAGCGGATTATATTTGCCATGCGGATTTCACATTTAAGAAGAAGAAACACTTTCATTGGCAAGATCATGTGGTAGATCTGATAGAAACGCCAGGGCATTCGAAAGGAAGCATTTGTATTGTTGTTGATGAAAAAATGTTGTTTTCTGGAGACACTTTGTTTCTTGAGAGCAAAACTTATACACGTTTTCGTGGAGGAAGCGAAACAGAATTGAAGGATATCACATTTCCTTTGTTAAAGAAGTTACCTTCCGAAGCTATTGTGTATCCAGGGCATTATGATCAATTTAGGCTGAAAGAATATAAGTACTGGATATAA